Proteins from a genomic interval of Rattus norvegicus strain BN/NHsdMcwi chromosome 2, GRCr8, whole genome shotgun sequence:
- the Celf3 gene encoding CUGBP Elav-like family member 3 isoform X11, with protein sequence MNRPIQVKPADSESRGDRKLFVGMLGKQQTDEDVRKMFEPFGTIDECTVLRGPDGTSKGCAFVKFQTHAEAQAAINTLHSSRTLPGASSSLVVKFADTEKERGLRRMQQVATQLGMFSPIALQFGAYSAYTQALMQQQAALVAAHSAYLSPMATMAAVQMQHMAAINANGLIATPITPSSGTSTPPAIAATPVSAIPAALGVNGYSPVPTQPTGQPAPDALYPNGVHPYPDEALSAERSAGEAPIMPQTHSWLVMLSAAQSPAAPVDPLQQAYAGMQHYTAYPAAYSLVAPAFPQPPALVAQQPPPPPQQQQQQQQQQQQQQQQQQQQQQQREGPDGCNIFIYHLPQEFTDSEILQMFVPFGHVISAKVFVDRATNQSKCFGFVSFDNPASAQAAIQAMNGFQIGMKRLKVQLKRPKDANRPY encoded by the exons ATGAACAGGCCGATCCAGGTCAAGCCAGCCGACAGCGAGAGTCGAGGAG ACCGGAAGCTCTTTGTGGGGATGCTAGGAAAGCAGCAGACAGATGAGGATGTCCGGAAGATGTTTGAACCGTTTGGGACTATAGACGAGTGCACTGTGCTCCGGGGGCCAGACGGGACCAGCAAAG GCTGTGCCTTTGTGAAGTTCCAGACTCATGCTGAGGCCCAGGCAGCCATTAACACTCTTCACAGCAGCCGGACTCTACCG GGTGCCTCATCCAGCCTGGTGGTAAAGTTTGCTGACACAGAGAAGGAGCGAGGTCTCCGCCGGATGCAGCAGGTGGCTACCCAGCTGGGCATGTTCAGCCCTATCGCCCTCCAGTTTGGAGCCTACAGCGCCTACACCCAGGCC CTGATGCAGCAGCAGGCGGCCCTGGTAGCAGCTCACAGTGCCTACCTCAGCCCTATGGCCACCATGGCTGCCGTGCAGATGCAGCACATGGCTGCCATCAATGCCAATGGCCTCATCGCCACCCCCATCACTCCATCCTCAG GAACCAGCACCCCTCCTGCCATTGCTGCCACGCCGGTCTCTGCCATTCCTGCTGCCTTGGGCGTCAACGGCTACAGCCCAGTGCCCACCCAGCCCACGGGGCAGCCTGCCCCTGATGCTCTCTATCCCAACGGGGTTCACCCTTACCCAG acgaGGCTCTGTCTGCTGAGAGAAGTGCTGGTGAGGCTCCCATTATGCCCCAGACCCACTCATGGCTTGTGATGCTCTCTGCAGCCCAGAGCCCTGCAGCCCCTGTGGACCCTCTCCAGCAGGCCTACGCAGGAATGCAGCACTACACAG CCTACCCTGCAGCCTACAGCCTGGTTGCACCTGCGTTCCCGCAGCCTCCAGCCCTGGTCGCCCAGcagcccccaccaccacctcagcagcaacagcagcagcagcagcaacagcagcagcagcagcagcagcaacagcagcagcagcagcagcgggaaG GCCCTGATGGCTGTAACATCTTCATCTACCACCTGCCCCAGGAGTTCACAGACTCCGAGATCCTCCAGATGTTTGTCCCTTTTGGTCATGTCATCTCAGCCAAAGTCTTTGTTGACCGGGCCACCAATCAGAGCAAATGTTTTG GCTTTGTGAGTTTCGACAATCCGGCCAGTGCCCAGGCTGCCATCCAGGCTATGAACGGTTTCCAGATTGGCATGAAGCGCCTCAAAGTCCAGCTAAAGCGGCCTAAGGATGCAAACAGACCCTACTAA
- the Celf3 gene encoding CUGBP Elav-like family member 3 isoform X23, which translates to MNRPIQVKPADSESRGDRKLFVGMLGKQQTDEDVRKMFEPFGTIDECTVLRGPDGTSKGCAFVKFQTHAEAQAAINTLHSSRTLPGASSSLVVKFADTEKERGLRRMQQVATQLGMFSPIALQFGAYSAYTQALMQQQAALVAAHSAYLSPMATMAAVQMQHMAAINANGLIATPITPSSDEALSAERSAGEAPIMPQTHSWLVMLSAAQSPAAPVDPLQQAYAGMQHYTAAYPAAYSLVAPAFPQPPALVAQQPPPPPQQQQQQQQQQQQQQQQQQQQQQQREGPDGCNIFIYHLPQEFTDSEILQMFVPFGHVISAKVFVDRATNQSKCFGFVSFDNPASAQAAIQAMNGFQIGMKRLKVQLKRPKDANRPY; encoded by the exons ATGAACAGGCCGATCCAGGTCAAGCCAGCCGACAGCGAGAGTCGAGGAG ACCGGAAGCTCTTTGTGGGGATGCTAGGAAAGCAGCAGACAGATGAGGATGTCCGGAAGATGTTTGAACCGTTTGGGACTATAGACGAGTGCACTGTGCTCCGGGGGCCAGACGGGACCAGCAAAG GCTGTGCCTTTGTGAAGTTCCAGACTCATGCTGAGGCCCAGGCAGCCATTAACACTCTTCACAGCAGCCGGACTCTACCG GGTGCCTCATCCAGCCTGGTGGTAAAGTTTGCTGACACAGAGAAGGAGCGAGGTCTCCGCCGGATGCAGCAGGTGGCTACCCAGCTGGGCATGTTCAGCCCTATCGCCCTCCAGTTTGGAGCCTACAGCGCCTACACCCAGGCC CTGATGCAGCAGCAGGCGGCCCTGGTAGCAGCTCACAGTGCCTACCTCAGCCCTATGGCCACCATGGCTGCCGTGCAGATGCAGCACATGGCTGCCATCAATGCCAATGGCCTCATCGCCACCCCCATCACTCCATCCTCAG acgaGGCTCTGTCTGCTGAGAGAAGTGCTGGTGAGGCTCCCATTATGCCCCAGACCCACTCATGGCTTGTGATGCTCTCTGCAGCCCAGAGCCCTGCAGCCCCTGTGGACCCTCTCCAGCAGGCCTACGCAGGAATGCAGCACTACACAG CAGCCTACCCTGCAGCCTACAGCCTGGTTGCACCTGCGTTCCCGCAGCCTCCAGCCCTGGTCGCCCAGcagcccccaccaccacctcagcagcaacagcagcagcagcagcaacagcagcagcagcagcagcagcaacagcagcagcagcagcagcgggaaG GCCCTGATGGCTGTAACATCTTCATCTACCACCTGCCCCAGGAGTTCACAGACTCCGAGATCCTCCAGATGTTTGTCCCTTTTGGTCATGTCATCTCAGCCAAAGTCTTTGTTGACCGGGCCACCAATCAGAGCAAATGTTTTG GCTTTGTGAGTTTCGACAATCCGGCCAGTGCCCAGGCTGCCATCCAGGCTATGAACGGTTTCCAGATTGGCATGAAGCGCCTCAAAGTCCAGCTAAAGCGGCCTAAGGATGCAAACAGACCCTACTAA
- the Celf3 gene encoding CUGBP Elav-like family member 3 isoform X27 yields MNRPIQVKPADSESRGDRKLFVGMLGKQQTDEDVRKMFEPFGTIDECTVLRGPDGTSKGCAFVKFQTHAEAQAAINTLHSSRTLPGASSSLVVKFADTEKERGLRRMQQVATQLGMFSPIALQFGAYSAYTQALMQQQAALVAAHSAYLSPMATMAAVQMQHMAAINANGLIATPITPSSAQSPAAPVDPLQQAYAGMQHYTAAYPAAYSLVAPAFPQPPALVAQQPPPPPQQQQQQQQQQQQQQQQQQQQQQQREGASLGRV; encoded by the exons ATGAACAGGCCGATCCAGGTCAAGCCAGCCGACAGCGAGAGTCGAGGAG ACCGGAAGCTCTTTGTGGGGATGCTAGGAAAGCAGCAGACAGATGAGGATGTCCGGAAGATGTTTGAACCGTTTGGGACTATAGACGAGTGCACTGTGCTCCGGGGGCCAGACGGGACCAGCAAAG GCTGTGCCTTTGTGAAGTTCCAGACTCATGCTGAGGCCCAGGCAGCCATTAACACTCTTCACAGCAGCCGGACTCTACCG GGTGCCTCATCCAGCCTGGTGGTAAAGTTTGCTGACACAGAGAAGGAGCGAGGTCTCCGCCGGATGCAGCAGGTGGCTACCCAGCTGGGCATGTTCAGCCCTATCGCCCTCCAGTTTGGAGCCTACAGCGCCTACACCCAGGCC CTGATGCAGCAGCAGGCGGCCCTGGTAGCAGCTCACAGTGCCTACCTCAGCCCTATGGCCACCATGGCTGCCGTGCAGATGCAGCACATGGCTGCCATCAATGCCAATGGCCTCATCGCCACCCCCATCACTCCATCCTCAG CCCAGAGCCCTGCAGCCCCTGTGGACCCTCTCCAGCAGGCCTACGCAGGAATGCAGCACTACACAG CAGCCTACCCTGCAGCCTACAGCCTGGTTGCACCTGCGTTCCCGCAGCCTCCAGCCCTGGTCGCCCAGcagcccccaccaccacctcagcagcaacagcagcagcagcagcaacagcagcagcagcagcagcagcaacagcagcagcagcagcagcgggaaGGTGCCAGCCTGGGCAGGGTCTGA
- the Celf3 gene encoding CUGBP Elav-like family member 3 isoform X25, producing the protein MNRPIQVKPADSESRGEDRKLFVGMLGKQQTDEDVRKMFEPFGTIDECTVLRGPDGTSKGCAFVKFQTHAEAQAAINTLHSSRTLPGASSSLVVKFADTEKERGLRRMQQVATQLGMFSPIALQFGAYSAYTQALMQQQAALVAAHSAYLSPMATMAAVQMQHMAAINANGLIATPITPSSAQSPAAPVDPLQQAYAGMQHYTAAYPAAYSLVAPAFPQPPALVAQQPPPPPQQQQQQQQQQQQQQQQQQQQQQQREGPDGCNIFIYHLPQEFTDSEILQMFVPFGHVISAKVFVDRATNQSKCFGFVSFDNPASAQAAIQAMNGFQIGMKRLKVQLKRPKDANRPY; encoded by the exons ATGAACAGGCCGATCCAGGTCAAGCCAGCCGACAGCGAGAGTCGAGGAG AAGACCGGAAGCTCTTTGTGGGGATGCTAGGAAAGCAGCAGACAGATGAGGATGTCCGGAAGATGTTTGAACCGTTTGGGACTATAGACGAGTGCACTGTGCTCCGGGGGCCAGACGGGACCAGCAAAG GCTGTGCCTTTGTGAAGTTCCAGACTCATGCTGAGGCCCAGGCAGCCATTAACACTCTTCACAGCAGCCGGACTCTACCG GGTGCCTCATCCAGCCTGGTGGTAAAGTTTGCTGACACAGAGAAGGAGCGAGGTCTCCGCCGGATGCAGCAGGTGGCTACCCAGCTGGGCATGTTCAGCCCTATCGCCCTCCAGTTTGGAGCCTACAGCGCCTACACCCAGGCC CTGATGCAGCAGCAGGCGGCCCTGGTAGCAGCTCACAGTGCCTACCTCAGCCCTATGGCCACCATGGCTGCCGTGCAGATGCAGCACATGGCTGCCATCAATGCCAATGGCCTCATCGCCACCCCCATCACTCCATCCTCAG CCCAGAGCCCTGCAGCCCCTGTGGACCCTCTCCAGCAGGCCTACGCAGGAATGCAGCACTACACAG CAGCCTACCCTGCAGCCTACAGCCTGGTTGCACCTGCGTTCCCGCAGCCTCCAGCCCTGGTCGCCCAGcagcccccaccaccacctcagcagcaacagcagcagcagcagcaacagcagcagcagcagcagcagcaacagcagcagcagcagcagcgggaaG GCCCTGATGGCTGTAACATCTTCATCTACCACCTGCCCCAGGAGTTCACAGACTCCGAGATCCTCCAGATGTTTGTCCCTTTTGGTCATGTCATCTCAGCCAAAGTCTTTGTTGACCGGGCCACCAATCAGAGCAAATGTTTTG GCTTTGTGAGTTTCGACAATCCGGCCAGTGCCCAGGCTGCCATCCAGGCTATGAACGGTTTCCAGATTGGCATGAAGCGCCTCAAAGTCCAGCTAAAGCGGCCTAAGGATGCAAACAGACCCTACTAA